The following proteins come from a genomic window of Paenibacillus spongiae:
- a CDS encoding molybdopterin oxidoreductase family protein produces MTSIINQPSGVFPSVCSLDCPDQCGLLIHKEAGKITKIEGDPNHPVTEGAICNKVRNMTERIYDPKRLRYPMKRTGKKGEGEFARISWEEAIGTIASRWKTLIASEGAEAILPYSFYGNMGIIGTEGMGRRFFNRLGASRLQYTICEAAGSEGYGYTMGGSFGTDPEDTVNAKLIIMWGINAVSTNMHQVMLAEKARKNGAQIIVIDVHKNQTGRWADWFIPLKPGTDSALALGMMHILFAEQLVDEEFLREYTVGHEELRQHVRQYDPAVVSAITGVPQDDLYRLARLYGQTSPSFIRIGNGLQHHDNGGMNVRTISCLPALTGQWLKRGGGAIKGNGGYLSHNSAALERPDLLKKKTRRFNMNLLGQTLMDTEPPVRSLYVYNSNPAIVAPHANKVRQGLEREDLFTVVHDLFLTETAKYADIVLPATSSFENTDLYHSYWHHYLQIQQPVVEPYEESRSNTDVFRMLAEAMGFAEQPLQDTDEEMIRQALDNPSNPSLEGITYELLAERQYAKGRTKPLLPGKLRTPSGKIELYSAIMERRGYPPLPTYTPLAEDGDLPFLFIPAPNHNFLNSTFALNEKHIRLEKTPRLHMNAADAAERGIASGDTVRISNGRGECELTAAVGEDVLPGVVVSQGLWADVPGGKRTVNALTPDRIADMGGGAVFFSGRVQVERI; encoded by the coding sequence ATGACTTCAATAATAAATCAGCCAAGCGGCGTATTTCCGTCTGTTTGTTCACTGGACTGCCCGGATCAATGCGGGCTGCTTATTCATAAGGAAGCAGGGAAAATCACGAAGATCGAAGGGGACCCCAATCACCCCGTCACGGAAGGGGCCATATGCAACAAGGTCCGCAATATGACGGAACGAATCTATGATCCGAAGCGGCTTCGCTACCCGATGAAGCGGACCGGGAAGAAGGGTGAGGGCGAGTTCGCGCGGATTTCATGGGAAGAAGCGATCGGGACGATTGCATCGCGCTGGAAGACGCTCATCGCAAGCGAAGGGGCGGAGGCTATTCTTCCCTACAGCTTCTATGGCAATATGGGCATCATCGGCACGGAAGGGATGGGCCGCCGCTTCTTCAACCGGCTTGGCGCAAGCCGGCTGCAGTATACGATCTGCGAAGCGGCGGGATCGGAAGGCTACGGGTATACGATGGGCGGCAGCTTCGGCACCGATCCGGAGGATACCGTCAACGCGAAGCTGATCATTATGTGGGGCATTAATGCGGTCAGCACGAATATGCATCAGGTGATGCTCGCCGAGAAAGCCCGCAAGAACGGCGCGCAGATTATCGTCATTGACGTGCACAAGAATCAGACCGGCCGGTGGGCGGACTGGTTTATTCCGCTCAAGCCCGGCACCGACTCTGCGCTTGCGCTGGGTATGATGCATATCCTGTTTGCGGAGCAGCTGGTGGACGAGGAGTTTCTGCGCGAATATACCGTCGGCCATGAGGAGCTGCGTCAGCATGTCCGTCAGTACGATCCTGCTGTCGTATCGGCCATTACGGGCGTCCCTCAGGATGATTTGTACCGTCTGGCGCGGTTATACGGACAGACCTCTCCATCGTTCATCCGCATCGGCAACGGGCTGCAGCACCATGACAACGGCGGAATGAACGTCCGGACGATCAGCTGCCTGCCGGCTTTGACGGGCCAGTGGCTGAAGCGGGGCGGCGGCGCGATCAAAGGAAACGGCGGATATCTGAGCCATAATTCAGCCGCTCTGGAGCGGCCGGACCTGCTCAAGAAGAAGACGCGCAGATTCAATATGAACCTGCTGGGCCAGACGCTGATGGATACGGAGCCGCCTGTCCGTTCGCTGTATGTGTACAATTCGAATCCGGCCATCGTGGCGCCGCATGCGAATAAGGTGAGACAGGGACTGGAACGGGAGGATCTGTTCACCGTCGTTCATGATCTGTTCCTGACCGAGACGGCCAAGTATGCGGATATCGTGCTTCCTGCGACCTCTTCCTTCGAGAATACGGACTTATACCATTCATACTGGCATCACTACCTCCAAATTCAGCAGCCGGTCGTAGAACCTTATGAAGAAAGCCGCTCCAATACGGACGTTTTCCGCATGCTGGCGGAGGCGATGGGATTTGCGGAACAGCCGCTCCAGGATACGGACGAAGAGATGATCCGGCAGGCGCTCGATAATCCTTCCAACCCGAGCCTGGAGGGCATTACCTATGAATTGCTGGCGGAGAGGCAGTATGCGAAGGGGAGAACGAAGCCGCTCCTGCCGGGCAAATTGAGGACCCCGAGCGGGAAGATCGAGCTCTACTCCGCCATAATGGAGCGCAGAGGGTACCCTCCGCTGCCGACCTATACGCCGCTGGCGGAGGACGGGGATTTGCCGTTCCTCTTCATTCCGGCGCCGAATCATAACTTTCTGAATTCGACCTTCGCTCTGAATGAGAAGCATATCCGGCTGGAGAAGACGCCGAGGCTGCATATGAATGCCGCCGATGCTGCCGAGCGCGGCATTGCGAGCGGGGATACCGTGCGGATTTCGAATGGGCGGGGGGAATGCGAGCTTACCGCGGCAGTCGGCGAGGACGTACTGCCCGGCGTCGTTGTCAGCCAAGGCTTGTGGGCGGATGTTCCGGGGGGCAAGCGGACGGTCAATGCCTTGACGCCGGACCGGATTGCCGACATGGGCGGAGGCGCGGTCTTCTTCTCCGGCCGCGTGCAGGTTGAACGAATATAG
- a CDS encoding winged helix-turn-helix transcriptional regulator, with amino-acid sequence MANVLKERINLKEINCEKELTLAVIGGKWKLIILWHLGLEGTKRFSELKKRIPSITQKMLTNQLRELEDDLLVERKVYAEVPPRVEYSLTPYGESLMPILKMMYNWGKDYGDKVVWK; translated from the coding sequence ATGGCAAACGTGTTGAAGGAACGGATCAACCTGAAGGAAATCAATTGCGAGAAGGAACTGACGCTTGCGGTGATCGGAGGCAAATGGAAGCTGATCATTCTGTGGCATCTGGGTCTTGAGGGAACCAAGCGGTTCAGCGAGCTCAAGAAGAGAATTCCTTCCATCACCCAGAAGATGCTGACCAACCAGCTCCGCGAATTGGAGGACGATCTATTGGTGGAACGCAAAGTGTATGCAGAGGTTCCGCCGCGCGTTGAATATTCGCTGACGCCGTATGGCGAAAGCTTGATGCCGATTCTGAAGATGATGTATAACTGGGGCAAAGATTACGGCGATAAAGTCGTATGGAAGTAA